In one window of Janthinobacterium sp. 1_2014MBL_MicDiv DNA:
- a CDS encoding ABC transporter permease has protein sequence MLRLSLKMTGRDWRAGQLRFLLVALIVAVAALSAVGFFVDRLRAGLNRDAHQLLGADLVISADQPVNAAWRAQAVQRGFVLADTVTFPSMAQAGEGEQSSSQLASIKAVSPGYPQRGKLKITTNLGEAQDAVGRPTDQVPAPGTVWVDAAILSSLNAKLGDTLTLGDKAFVATQLIASEPDRGASFLNFAPRVMLPLADLAATALVQNGSRVSYRLLLSAPPAKAAELAQYQAWLENQIKTQAIKGVRIESLESGSPQMQSTLDRADRFLSLVGLLSAMLAAVAVAMAARRFMLRHLDACAMLRCLGLTQNQVTAMYVIEFLFVGLAGSVVGVAVGFGGHLVLLELLGKLVQNDLPPVSMLPALQGVATGMLLLLGFALPPILQLRNVPHNRVIRREQEPPQALAVATYGLGIAAFVVLLLWQAGDVKLALMTAAGFLGGFALFGLAGWLGIKSLKTLRGAFRHQGWRFAVTSLQRRPGATVIQVVSLALGLMALLLLTVVRGDLMVAWRNATPPDAPNRFMINILPEQKAPIAARLAQAGVANAPLYPMIRGRLVAVNGNAITEDTYQEDRAKGLADREFNLSTMAAMQAENKLVAGKWFSNAPGAPAEASVEEGIAKTLKLKLGDKLRFDIAGQPVEAAITSLRKLEWGSMRVNFFVIINPAAMADTPQTWITAFHLPPAQADLGNALLREYPNLTVVDVGGVLKQIQGVLDQVVTAVEFLFAFTLASGLLVLYAALMGSQDERTREAGLLRALGATRRQLAQAQLIEFSLVGALAGLLAATGAAAMGWALATYQFKFAWSFAPGVWAFGLLAGALCAIAGGWLGLRNVLKHPPLQTLRES, from the coding sequence ATGCTTCGCCTCTCCCTCAAAATGACCGGACGCGACTGGCGCGCCGGGCAACTGCGTTTCCTGCTCGTCGCGCTGATCGTGGCCGTGGCGGCCCTGTCGGCCGTCGGCTTCTTCGTCGACCGCCTGCGCGCCGGCCTGAACCGCGACGCGCACCAGTTGCTGGGGGCCGACCTGGTCATCAGCGCCGACCAGCCCGTCAATGCGGCCTGGCGCGCGCAAGCCGTCCAGCGCGGCTTCGTGCTGGCCGACACGGTGACGTTTCCCAGCATGGCGCAGGCGGGCGAGGGCGAGCAGTCAAGCTCGCAGCTGGCCTCCATCAAGGCCGTCTCGCCCGGCTATCCGCAGCGGGGCAAGCTGAAGATCACCACCAACCTCGGCGAGGCGCAGGATGCCGTGGGGCGGCCAACGGACCAGGTGCCGGCGCCCGGCACCGTGTGGGTCGATGCGGCGATTCTTTCCAGCCTGAATGCGAAACTCGGCGACACCCTGACCCTGGGCGACAAGGCATTCGTCGCCACGCAGCTGATCGCCAGCGAACCGGACCGTGGCGCTTCCTTCCTCAATTTCGCCCCGCGCGTGATGCTGCCCCTCGCTGACCTGGCCGCCACGGCGCTGGTGCAGAACGGTTCGCGCGTGTCGTACCGGCTGCTGCTGTCGGCGCCGCCCGCCAAGGCGGCCGAGCTTGCGCAATATCAAGCCTGGCTGGAGAACCAGATCAAGACGCAGGCCATCAAGGGCGTGCGCATCGAATCGCTGGAATCGGGCAGCCCGCAGATGCAATCGACGCTGGACCGCGCCGACCGCTTCCTGTCGCTCGTCGGCTTGCTGTCGGCCATGCTGGCGGCCGTTGCCGTGGCGATGGCGGCACGCCGCTTCATGCTGCGCCATCTCGACGCCTGCGCCATGCTGCGCTGCCTGGGCCTGACGCAAAACCAGGTGACGGCCATGTACGTGATCGAATTTCTCTTCGTCGGCCTGGCCGGCAGCGTCGTCGGCGTGGCCGTCGGCTTCGGCGGCCACCTGGTGCTGCTGGAGCTGTTGGGCAAGCTGGTGCAGAATGACTTGCCGCCCGTCTCCATGCTGCCCGCCCTGCAGGGCGTGGCCACCGGCATGCTGCTCTTGCTGGGCTTTGCCTTGCCGCCGATTTTGCAGTTGCGCAATGTTCCGCATAACCGCGTGATCCGCCGCGAACAGGAGCCGCCGCAGGCGCTGGCCGTGGCCACCTACGGCCTGGGCATCGCCGCCTTCGTCGTGCTGCTCTTGTGGCAGGCGGGCGACGTCAAGCTGGCCTTGATGACGGCGGCCGGCTTCCTCGGCGGCTTCGCCCTGTTCGGCCTGGCCGGCTGGCTGGGCATCAAGTCGCTGAAGACCCTGCGCGGCGCCTTCAGGCACCAAGGCTGGCGTTTCGCCGTCACGTCCTTGCAGCGCCGTCCGGGCGCCACCGTCATCCAGGTGGTGTCGCTGGCCCTGGGCCTGATGGCCTTGCTGCTGCTGACGGTGGTGCGCGGCGACCTGATGGTGGCCTGGCGCAACGCCACGCCGCCCGACGCGCCGAACCGCTTCATGATCAATATCCTGCCCGAGCAAAAGGCGCCGATCGCCGCGCGCCTGGCCCAGGCCGGTGTCGCCAACGCCCCGCTGTATCCGATGATACGCGGGCGCCTGGTGGCCGTGAACGGCAACGCCATCACGGAAGACACTTACCAGGAAGACCGCGCCAAGGGCCTGGCCGACCGCGAATTCAACCTGTCGACGATGGCCGCCATGCAGGCGGAAAACAAGCTCGTGGCCGGCAAGTGGTTCAGCAATGCCCCGGGCGCGCCCGCCGAAGCGTCGGTGGAAGAGGGCATCGCCAAGACCCTGAAGCTGAAGCTGGGCGACAAGCTGCGCTTCGACATCGCCGGCCAGCCCGTCGAAGCGGCCATCACCAGCCTGCGCAAGCTGGAATGGGGGTCGATGCGCGTCAATTTCTTTGTCATCATCAATCCGGCCGCCATGGCGGACACGCCGCAGACGTGGATCACGGCCTTCCACCTGCCGCCCGCGCAGGCGGACCTGGGCAACGCCCTGCTGCGCGAGTATCCGAATTTGACGGTGGTCGACGTCGGCGGCGTGCTCAAGCAAATCCAGGGCGTGCTGGACCAGGTGGTGACGGCCGTCGAATTCCTGTTCGCCTTTACCCTGGCGTCGGGCTTGCTGGTGCTGTATGCGGCACTGATGGGTTCGCAGGACGAGCGCACGCGCGAGGCGGGCCTGCTGCGCGCGCTGGGCGCCACGCGGCGCCAGCTGGCGCAGGCGCAGCTGATCGAGTTTTCGCTCGTGGGGGCGCTGGCCGGCCTGCTGGCGGCGACGGGCGCGGCCGCCATGGGCTGGGCGCTGGCCACCTACCAGTTCAAGTTCGCCTGGAGCTTTGCGCCCGGCGTGTGGGCCTTCGGCCTGCTGGCCGGCGCCCTGTGCGCGATCGCCGGCGGCTGGCTGGGACTGCGCAATGTCCTCAAGCATCCGCCGCTGCAGACCTTGCGCGAAAGCTAG
- a CDS encoding sensor histidine kinase, translating into MMHAQSPSGKRWQGKILQPFLHFHDAIEHTPTRRAQVRTLAVIGALGMPLYYALWQHVFPQPYESLPLRTIAALLFLPALWPGRFSNTGFSVYLFLGLTFELPFFFTYMFLMNHASTLWVHSLLVALIVLFHFDTRIAMLAYLSGTLLACLAFAVVGEPAFLLSRDVLQQLPVHWFTIAVLSVVKVGRHVGAQEKLAGLAAGLGSVAHELRTPLVSVEANVRGLQRGLRRDADDVQPGAASLEALARIQFEVRHMHHMIDLFLLSASAVNRKLEANETVAMHDSVVAVLRRYPFTSTAQRDIVKVDLRTDFSFPGQSELCVVILLNLLRNALKGIQRAGKGRVRIVIDGARPVPRLLFIDTGCGIAASRLPLIFDRFYSYPAHNGSGIGLALCRQIMQAWHARISCVAREGAYAIFVLEFPQPLATPRPRPNRFPSIHRAR; encoded by the coding sequence ATGATGCATGCGCAGTCCCCTTCCGGAAAACGGTGGCAAGGCAAGATCCTCCAGCCTTTCCTGCATTTCCACGACGCCATCGAACACACGCCCACGCGGCGCGCCCAGGTGCGCACGCTGGCCGTCATCGGCGCGCTTGGCATGCCCCTGTACTACGCGCTGTGGCAGCATGTCTTTCCGCAACCCTACGAATCGCTGCCGCTGCGCACCATCGCGGCGCTGCTGTTCCTGCCTGCACTGTGGCCGGGGCGCTTCAGCAATACGGGCTTCAGCGTGTACCTGTTCCTGGGGCTGACGTTCGAACTGCCCTTTTTCTTCACGTATATGTTCCTGATGAACCACGCCTCGACCCTGTGGGTGCATTCGCTGCTGGTGGCGCTGATCGTGCTGTTCCACTTCGATACGCGCATCGCCATGCTGGCCTACCTGAGCGGCACCCTGCTGGCCTGCCTGGCGTTTGCCGTCGTGGGCGAACCCGCCTTTCTGCTCAGCCGCGACGTCTTGCAGCAGCTGCCCGTGCACTGGTTCACGATCGCCGTGCTGTCCGTGGTCAAGGTGGGCCGCCATGTGGGCGCGCAGGAAAAACTGGCGGGACTGGCGGCCGGATTGGGCAGCGTGGCGCACGAATTGCGCACGCCGCTCGTCAGCGTCGAGGCGAACGTGCGCGGCCTGCAGCGCGGCTTGCGGCGCGATGCCGACGACGTGCAGCCGGGCGCGGCCAGCCTGGAAGCGCTGGCGCGCATCCAGTTCGAAGTGCGCCATATGCACCACATGATCGACCTGTTCCTGCTCAGCGCCAGCGCCGTCAACCGCAAGCTGGAGGCCAACGAGACGGTGGCCATGCACGACAGCGTCGTCGCCGTGCTGCGCCGCTACCCGTTCACCAGCACGGCGCAGCGCGACATCGTCAAGGTCGACCTGCGCACCGACTTCAGCTTTCCCGGCCAGTCCGAGCTGTGCGTGGTGATTTTGCTGAATTTGCTGCGCAATGCCCTGAAAGGCATCCAGCGCGCCGGCAAGGGCCGCGTGCGCATCGTCATCGATGGCGCGCGTCCCGTGCCGCGCCTGCTGTTCATCGACACGGGCTGCGGCATCGCGGCCAGCCGATTGCCGCTGATCTTCGACCGCTTCTATTCCTATCCCGCGCACAACGGCAGCGGCATCGGCCTGGCCCTGTGCCGGCAAATCATGCAAGCGTGGCATGCACGCATCAGCTGCGTGGCGCGCGAAGGTGCCTATGCCATCTTCGTGCTGGAGTTTCCGCAGCCGCTGGCCACGCCCAGGCCCAGGCCCAACCGTTTTCCATCCATCCACCGCGCGAGGTGA
- a CDS encoding PrkA family serine protein kinase has translation MTIFDNYAARYERTREEEMSLTEYLALCKKDKLTYASAPERMLAAIGEPQLVDTRNDTRLSRIFANKVIKIYPAFREFYGTEEVIEQVVSYFRHAAQGLEERKQILYLLGPVGGGKSSIAEKLKSLMEHVPFYCLKGSPVNESPLGLFNEEEDGTILEEDYGIPRRYLRNIPSPWAVKRLHEYNGDINQFRVVKRYPSVLKQIAISKTEPGDENNQDISSLVGKVDIRKLEDYAQDDPDAYSYSGGLCLANQGLMEFVEMFKAPIKVLHPLLTATQEGNYKGTEGFGAIPFDGIILAHSNESEWKTFKNNRNNEAFLDRIYIVKVPYCLRVSDEIKIYDKLVANSSLVKAPCAPGTLRMMAQFAILSRLKDPENSSIFSKMLVYDGENLKDTDPKAKSMHEYVDYAGVDEGMNGLSTRFAFKILSKVFNFDNSEVAANPVHLLYVLEQQVEREQFAPELEQRYFSYIKEHLAQRYVEFIGKEIQTAYLESYSEYGQNIFDRYVTFADFWIQDQEYRDPDTGESFDRESLNNELEKIEKPAGISNPKDFRNEIVNFGLRARASNGGKNPAWTSYEKFRTVIEKKMFSNTEELLPVISFNAKASADDANKHADFVARMVEKGYTAKQVRLLCEWYLRVRKSS, from the coding sequence ATGACCATTTTTGATAACTACGCAGCACGCTACGAGCGCACCCGCGAAGAGGAAATGTCGCTCACCGAATATCTGGCCCTGTGCAAGAAGGACAAGCTGACGTATGCCAGCGCGCCCGAACGCATGCTGGCCGCCATCGGCGAGCCGCAACTGGTCGACACGCGCAACGACACGCGGCTGTCGCGCATCTTCGCCAACAAGGTGATCAAGATCTACCCCGCCTTCCGCGAGTTCTACGGCACCGAGGAAGTCATCGAGCAAGTGGTTTCCTATTTCCGCCATGCGGCGCAAGGCCTGGAAGAACGCAAGCAGATCCTGTACCTGCTGGGGCCCGTCGGCGGCGGCAAGTCGTCGATCGCGGAAAAACTCAAGTCGCTGATGGAACACGTGCCCTTCTATTGCCTGAAAGGCTCGCCCGTCAATGAATCGCCGTTGGGCCTGTTCAACGAGGAAGAGGACGGCACCATCCTGGAAGAGGATTACGGCATCCCGCGCCGCTACCTGCGCAACATCCCCAGCCCCTGGGCCGTCAAGCGCCTGCATGAATACAATGGCGATATCAACCAGTTCCGCGTCGTCAAGCGCTATCCGTCCGTGCTGAAGCAGATCGCCATCTCGAAAACGGAGCCGGGCGACGAAAACAACCAGGACATTTCCTCGCTGGTGGGCAAGGTCGACATCCGCAAGCTGGAAGACTATGCGCAGGACGACCCGGACGCCTACAGCTATTCGGGCGGCCTGTGCCTGGCCAACCAGGGCCTGATGGAGTTCGTGGAAATGTTCAAGGCGCCGATCAAGGTCCTGCATCCCTTGCTGACGGCCACGCAGGAAGGCAATTACAAGGGCACGGAAGGTTTCGGCGCCATCCCCTTCGACGGCATCATCCTGGCCCACTCGAACGAGTCGGAATGGAAGACGTTTAAAAACAACCGCAACAACGAGGCGTTTCTTGACCGTATCTATATAGTCAAGGTGCCGTACTGCCTGCGCGTTTCCGATGAAATCAAGATCTACGACAAGCTGGTGGCCAATTCCTCGCTCGTCAAGGCTCCGTGCGCGCCCGGCACGCTGCGCATGATGGCGCAGTTCGCCATCCTGTCGCGCCTGAAGGATCCGGAAAACTCGAGCATCTTTTCCAAGATGCTCGTCTACGATGGCGAAAACCTCAAGGATACGGACCCGAAAGCCAAGTCCATGCACGAATACGTGGATTACGCGGGGGTCGACGAGGGCATGAACGGCCTGTCGACGCGCTTTGCCTTCAAGATCCTGTCAAAAGTGTTCAACTTTGACAATTCCGAAGTGGCGGCCAATCCCGTGCATCTATTATATGTACTGGAACAGCAAGTCGAGCGCGAGCAGTTCGCGCCGGAACTCGAGCAGCGCTACTTCTCCTATATAAAAGAGCACCTGGCGCAGCGCTATGTGGAATTCATCGGCAAGGAGATCCAGACGGCCTACCTGGAAAGCTATTCGGAATACGGACAGAACATCTTCGACCGCTATGTGACGTTTGCCGATTTCTGGATACAGGACCAGGAATACCGCGATCCGGACACGGGCGAGAGCTTCGACCGCGAATCGCTGAACAATGAACTCGAGAAGATCGAGAAACCGGCAGGTATTTCTAATCCGAAAGACTTCCGCAACGAAATCGTCAACTTCGGTTTGCGGGCGCGGGCGTCCAACGGCGGCAAGAATCCTGCCTGGACCAGTTACGAGAAGTTCCGCACCGTGATCGAGAAGAAGATGTTTTCGAATACGGAGGAATTGCTGCCCGTGATTTCCTTCAATGCCAAGGCCAGTGCCGACGATGCCAACAAGCACGCCGACTTCGTGGCCCGCATGGTGGAAAAAGGCTATACGGCCAAGCAGGTACGCCTGTTATGCGAATGGTACTTGCGCGTACGCAAGTCATCCTAG
- a CDS encoding response regulator, whose amino-acid sequence MQLPVYTHPTLTVLIDDSDSFLKSLAFQLDPGLARKTFHDTSSALHWLRHSTRLGETPLHVNFDTQNLPPDQCNVALDIERIWRISGQAQRFAVPSVLVVDYSMPQMNGLEFCQAVRDLPCKKILFTGAADEKVAVTAFNRGLIDRYIKKSDDDALDILEQEIVALQREFFLQQSDTVRDLLMLHDYSFLQDEALAAVVHELCRRHGFVEFYIFPNPSGILFFTRDGQARLMIIETERSLHTQYEMARDNDAPQSLLLALLEMRVIPYFSDADSDGMYAAQIGENWFRYCAAPTICLGRVTYFWALFDVPPHQLGQPVMSYAQFLRAGAGDSVSA is encoded by the coding sequence ATGCAACTGCCCGTCTACACCCATCCGACCCTGACCGTATTGATCGACGACAGCGATTCCTTCCTGAAAAGCCTGGCGTTCCAGCTCGATCCGGGCCTGGCGCGCAAGACCTTCCACGACACCAGCAGCGCGCTGCACTGGCTGCGCCACAGCACGCGGCTGGGCGAGACGCCGCTGCACGTCAATTTCGACACGCAAAACCTGCCGCCCGACCAGTGCAACGTGGCGCTCGACATCGAACGCATCTGGCGCATCAGCGGCCAGGCGCAGCGCTTTGCCGTGCCGTCCGTGCTGGTGGTCGATTATTCGATGCCGCAGATGAACGGCCTCGAGTTTTGCCAGGCCGTGCGCGACTTGCCGTGCAAGAAGATTCTATTTACGGGGGCGGCCGACGAGAAAGTGGCCGTGACGGCCTTCAACCGGGGCTTGATCGACCGCTACATCAAGAAGAGCGACGATGACGCGCTCGACATCCTGGAACAGGAAATCGTCGCCCTGCAGCGCGAATTCTTCCTGCAGCAATCGGACACGGTGCGCGACTTGCTGATGCTGCACGACTACAGTTTCCTGCAGGACGAGGCGCTGGCCGCCGTTGTCCACGAACTGTGCCGGCGCCATGGCTTTGTCGAATTCTATATTTTCCCCAATCCCAGCGGCATCCTCTTCTTCACGCGCGACGGCCAGGCGCGCCTGATGATCATCGAGACGGAACGCAGCCTGCACACGCAGTACGAGATGGCGCGCGACAACGACGCCCCCCAGTCATTGCTGCTGGCCTTGCTGGAAATGCGCGTGATCCCGTACTTTTCCGACGCCGACAGCGACGGCATGTATGCGGCGCAGATCGGCGAAAACTGGTTCCGCTACTGCGCCGCACCCACCATCTGCCTGGGCCGCGTGACGTATTTCTGGGCCCTGTTCGACGTGCCGCCGCACCAACTGGGGCAGCCGGTGATGTCTTACGCGCAATTTCTGCGCGCGGGCGCGGGCGACAGCGTCAGCGCGTAG
- a CDS encoding adenosine deaminase, whose translation MMNPQLRAIVRGMPKAELHIHIEGSLEPELIFALAERNGVPLGYESVEHLRSAYAFTDLQSFLDIYYAGASVLLKEQDFYDMTQAYLRRAEADNVLHTEIFFDPQTHTARGVAMADVINGIYRACQDSPVSAALILCFLRHLSEEEAFETLADALPHRDKFIGIGLDSSEVGNPPEKFSRVFARCRDLGLHLVAHAGEEGPPAYIRTALDDLQVERIDHGVRCLEDAELTARLAREQVALTVCPLSNTKLRVFDQMHDHNLVQLLDAGLLVTVNSDDPAYFGGYMNDNFDAIFDSLPLGLAHAQRLARNGFIAAFLPQAQKDVFLATVDAYFAQHAAAHGAAQ comes from the coding sequence ATGATGAACCCACAACTGCGCGCGATCGTGCGCGGCATGCCGAAAGCCGAACTGCATATCCATATCGAAGGCTCGCTGGAGCCAGAACTGATTTTCGCACTGGCCGAGCGCAATGGCGTGCCTCTGGGCTATGAATCGGTGGAACACTTGCGCAGCGCCTATGCTTTTACGGATTTGCAGTCTTTTCTCGACATTTATTACGCTGGCGCAAGCGTGCTCTTGAAAGAGCAGGATTTCTATGACATGACGCAAGCCTACCTGCGGCGCGCCGAGGCGGACAATGTCTTGCACACGGAAATTTTCTTCGACCCGCAAACCCACACGGCGCGCGGCGTGGCGATGGCCGACGTGATCAACGGCATCTACCGCGCCTGCCAGGACAGCCCCGTCAGCGCGGCCCTGATCCTGTGCTTCCTGCGCCATTTGAGCGAGGAAGAAGCGTTCGAGACACTGGCAGACGCGCTGCCGCACCGCGACAAATTCATCGGCATCGGCCTCGATTCCTCGGAAGTGGGCAATCCGCCCGAGAAATTCTCGCGCGTGTTTGCCCGCTGCCGCGACCTGGGCCTGCACCTGGTGGCCCACGCGGGCGAGGAAGGACCGCCGGCCTACATCCGCACGGCGCTCGACGACTTACAGGTCGAACGCATCGACCACGGCGTGCGCTGCCTGGAAGACGCGGAACTGACGGCCCGTCTGGCGCGCGAACAGGTCGCCCTGACCGTCTGCCCGCTGTCGAACACCAAGTTGCGCGTGTTCGACCAGATGCATGACCATAACCTGGTGCAATTGCTCGACGCCGGCTTGCTGGTGACGGTGAACTCGGACGATCCCGCGTACTTCGGCGGCTACATGAACGATAATTTCGACGCCATCTTCGATTCCTTGCCGCTGGGCCTGGCCCACGCCCAGCGCCTGGCGCGCAACGGCTTCATCGCCGCCTTCCTGCCGCAGGCGCAGAAAGACGTCTTCCTCGCCACCGTCGACGCCTACTTCGCGCAGCACGCCGCCGCCCACGGCGCCGCGCAATAA
- a CDS encoding MarR family winged helix-turn-helix transcriptional regulator, whose translation MTDHTSQPPDGGSALDFCLRLARAQAMLVRRFDSTLGNLHGLSFGDYQLLYHLQRAPGGRLRRIDLAERLALTASGITRSLMPLEKIGLVARQADQRDARVGYAAITAAGLDLLAHANATAQALGQELLGHASAEQLAPLSMLLGTIAGNQPVSG comes from the coding sequence ATGACCGATCACACTTCCCAGCCGCCGGACGGCGGCAGCGCGCTGGACTTCTGCCTGCGCCTGGCGCGCGCCCAGGCCATGCTGGTGCGCCGCTTCGACAGCACCCTGGGCAACCTGCATGGCTTGAGCTTTGGCGATTATCAATTGCTGTACCACTTGCAGCGCGCCCCCGGCGGGCGCCTGCGCCGCATCGACCTGGCCGAGCGCCTGGCGCTGACGGCGTCCGGCATCACGCGCTCGCTGATGCCGCTGGAAAAAATCGGCCTGGTGGCGCGCCAGGCCGACCAGCGCGATGCGCGCGTCGGCTATGCCGCCATCACGGCCGCGGGACTGGACTTGCTGGCGCACGCGAATGCGACGGCGCAGGCGCTGGGCCAGGAATTGCTGGGCCATGCCAGCGCCGAACAGCTGGCGCCCCTGTCCATGCTGCTGGGCACTATCGCCGGCAACCAGCCCGTCAGCGGCTGA
- a CDS encoding GIY-YIG nuclease family protein — MDKTQQAALKAAYRQQAPALGIIALQHLPSGCVLLERSRNAPGALNRHRFELALGTHRNARLQADWRRDGAAAFRLAIIDTVRPADDRAVDADAELDALLALHRAQLLEQGQALY, encoded by the coding sequence ATGGACAAGACACAGCAAGCGGCCCTGAAAGCCGCTTACCGGCAACAAGCGCCCGCGCTGGGCATCATCGCGCTGCAGCACCTTCCCAGCGGCTGCGTGTTGCTCGAACGCAGCCGCAACGCACCCGGCGCGCTGAACCGGCACCGCTTCGAACTGGCGCTGGGCACGCACCGCAATGCACGCCTGCAGGCGGACTGGCGGCGCGATGGCGCAGCGGCCTTCCGCCTTGCCATCATCGACACCGTCCGGCCGGCCGACGATCGCGCCGTCGATGCGGACGCCGAGCTCGACGCCCTGCTGGCGCTGCACCGGGCGCAACTGCTGGAACAGGGGCAGGCACTGTATTAA
- the cqsA gene encoding alpha-hydroxyketone-type quorum-sensing autoinducer synthase: protein MPNALSPLPSSNLRAEQQLPAFVRARMDEHYVERIEKLLGGEHLHEWQAMPARAVMLAGNDYLNIAGEAALLAAQSRVLQGGGAMLMSSVFLQEGSRQHRLERKFADFLGSEACVLAQSGWAANVGLLQSLAGPGIPVYLDMLAHASLWEGVQSAQAVPVPFLHNDGAHLQRQLDKHGPGIIVVDALYSTNGSVAPLPRMVEIAERSGSMLIVDESHSLGTHGPQGAGLVVELGLAERVHFRTASLAKAFAGRAGLITCSARFKGYFLSASRPAIFSSCLLEHELAWFDAALDFIRAADARRATLRRHSVQLRQGLADLGYNVSDGTQQIIALEAGSEPDTLILRKALQRHGIYGAVFCAPATPKNRSLVRLTLNAGLREDDCARVLAACAAIREETGMARWPSTRRLRKLALV, encoded by the coding sequence ATGCCGAACGCCCTTTCCCCCCTGCCATCGAGCAACCTGCGCGCCGAACAACAATTGCCGGCCTTCGTGCGCGCGCGCATGGACGAGCATTATGTCGAGCGCATCGAGAAGCTGCTCGGTGGCGAACATTTACATGAATGGCAAGCCATGCCGGCCCGCGCGGTCATGTTGGCGGGCAATGATTACCTGAACATCGCCGGCGAGGCGGCGCTGCTGGCGGCCCAGTCCCGCGTCCTGCAGGGCGGCGGCGCCATGCTGATGTCGTCCGTGTTCCTGCAGGAAGGCAGCCGCCAGCACCGCCTCGAACGCAAGTTCGCGGATTTTCTCGGCAGTGAAGCCTGCGTGCTGGCGCAGTCGGGCTGGGCCGCCAATGTGGGCTTGCTGCAAAGCCTGGCCGGCCCCGGCATCCCCGTGTACCTGGACATGCTGGCGCACGCCTCGCTGTGGGAAGGCGTGCAGTCGGCGCAAGCCGTGCCCGTGCCGTTCCTGCACAACGATGGCGCCCACCTGCAGCGCCAGCTGGACAAGCATGGCCCCGGCATCATCGTCGTCGATGCGCTGTACAGCACGAACGGCAGCGTGGCGCCGCTGCCGCGGATGGTGGAGATCGCCGAGCGCAGCGGCAGCATGCTGATCGTCGACGAATCGCACTCGCTGGGCACGCACGGGCCGCAGGGCGCCGGCCTGGTGGTGGAGCTGGGGCTGGCCGAGCGCGTGCATTTCCGCACTGCCTCGCTGGCCAAGGCGTTTGCCGGGCGGGCCGGGCTGATCACCTGCTCGGCCCGCTTCAAGGGCTATTTTCTGTCCGCCTCGCGCCCGGCCATCTTCAGTTCCTGCCTGCTCGAACATGAACTGGCGTGGTTCGACGCCGCGCTCGACTTCATCCGCGCCGCCGATGCCCGCCGCGCCACCCTGCGCCGCCACAGCGTGCAGCTGCGCCAGGGCCTGGCCGATCTTGGCTACAACGTCAGCGACGGCACGCAGCAGATCATCGCGCTGGAAGCGGGCAGCGAGCCCGATACCCTGATCCTGCGCAAGGCGCTGCAGCGGCACGGCATCTATGGCGCCGTCTTTTGCGCGCCGGCCACGCCGAAGAACCGCTCGCTGGTGCGCCTGACCCTGAACGCGGGCTTGCGCGAGGATGACTGCGCGCGCGTGCTGGCGGCCTGCGCGGCCATCCGCGAGGAAACGGGCATGGCGCGCTGGCCGTCGACGCGGCGCCTGCGCAAGCTGGCGCTGGTGTAA